The Legionellales bacterium genomic interval TATCGAGATAATCGACATCTTCACTGGTCGCTTCGGTAATGGGAGTGCTAGTAATACGTTTGTTACGAATAACTGTAGGACGCTCGAGTTGTTGATAGTCCATCGTGCCATCGTTGCGAGTATTTTCGCGGAAATTCATCGAGCTGGTTGTGCGCGCTTGTAAACGCTCGCGTCCAAGCCCCGTGACTACCACAGTAACGCGCAATTCATCTTCGACATCAGGATCAATCACGGTGCCCACAACCACTGTTGCATTTTCCGAGGTAAAGCCTTTCACCACTTCACCCACTTCTTCAAATTCCCCAATCGACATATCTAATCCGGCCGTGATATTGACTAACACACCTCGTGCGCCGCTTAAGTCGACGTCTTCTAATAAGGGGCTACGAATAGCGGATTCGGCCGCTTCACGCGCACGATTTTCACCTTTCGCGCGTCCTGTTCCCATCATCGCCATACCCATTTCCGACATAACCGTGCGAACATCAGCGAAATCGACGTTAATTAAACCTGGACGGGTGATCAGATCGGCAATGCCTTGAACTGCGCCTTGCAATACATTATTCGCTGCTTTAAAGGCATTTAAGAGCGACATATTTTTTCCAAGCACAGTTAACAGTTTATTATTAGGAATGGTAATTAAGGAATCCACCGATTCGCTTAATAAGGCGATACCTTGTTCAGCGACTTTTAAACGTTGACGACCTTCAAATGAAAAAGGTTTCGTGACCACCGCTACGGTTAAAATACCCATTTCACGCGCAATTTGCGCAATCACAGGAGCACCACCTGTACCCGTTCCACCGCCCATACCCGCGGTGATAAACACCATATCGCTGCCTTGTAACACAGAGCGAATGCGTTCCCGATCTTCTTCGGCGGATTTACGACCGACTTCAGGATTGGCACCTGCACCTAAACCTTTGGTAATTTCTTCACCGATTTGAATTAAACTTGGCGCATTGGATTTTTTTAATGCTTGCGCATCAGTGTTCATGGTGATGAATTCCACACCTTGAATTTGTTCGCCCAACATATGCTCTACCGCATTACCACCGCCACCACCGACACCAATGACTTTAATAACGGCATTTTGTTGAACTGCATTATCAATTATTTCAAACATTCGAGCTTCTCCCTGACGTCCACTACTAAAATTTCATATTAAAAATTACCTTGGAACCAACTTTTCATTCGGCCCCAAATACCTTTTACACCGTGACCTGCAAACACTTGCGATCGATTATCGCGTTGTAATTCGTTACCGTAGATTAATAGACCAATGCCCGTTGCATAAGCAGGGTTTTGAATGACTTCCGACATGCCAGTGACATGTTGAGGGATCCCTAAGCGCACGGGGACATTAAAAATTTTCTCCGCTAATTCTACCGCTCCGTTAACCCGTGAAGCACCGCCAGTGATAACCAAGCCGGAGGCGATTAAATCTTCAAAGCCACTGCGACGTAATTCAGAATGCACCAAGCGAAATAATTCTTCGTAGCGAGCTTCAACGACTTCGGCTAAAGCGACACTAGAAATTTCTCGCCCAGGCCGTTCACCAATACTGGGAATATCAATTTTTAAATTTTGGCTGACTAATTGCGCTAAACAACAAGCATAGCGGCGTTTAATGTCTTCGGCATTTTGGGTGGGTGTGCGCAAAGCCACAGCAATATCGTTAGTGACTTGATCGCCGGCGATGGGAATAACCGCGGTGTGACGGATAGCTCCTTGGGTAAATACGGCCATATCGGTCGTACCACCACCAATATCAATTAAACATACACCTAATTCTTTTTCATCGTCGGTTAATACCGCATGCGATGAAGCCAACGGTTGTAAACTGATATCGGCCACTTCTAAGCCACAGCGACGAATACATTTGACAATATTTTGCGCCGCACTGACGGCACCAGTGACCATGTGAACTTTTGATTCTAAACGCACGCCCGACATGCCAATCGGATCGCGAATGCCTTGCTGATTATCGATGATGAATTCTTGCGGTAAGACATGCAGAATTTTTTGATCAGCAGGAATTGCCACGGCTTTGGCAGCATCGATCACGGCATCGACATCGAGCTGAGTAACTTCCGATTCGCGAATGGCGACAATACCATGCGAATTTAAACTGCGTATGTGTCCACCGGCAATGCCAGTAAACACGGAATGGATTTCACATCCCGCCATTAATTCTGCTTCTTCAGCTGCGCGTTGAATGGATTGCACTGTCGCATCG includes:
- the ftsZ gene encoding cell division protein FtsZ, with the protein product MFEIIDNAVQQNAVIKVIGVGGGGGNAVEHMLGEQIQGVEFITMNTDAQALKKSNAPSLIQIGEEITKGLGAGANPEVGRKSAEEDRERIRSVLQGSDMVFITAGMGGGTGTGGAPVIAQIAREMGILTVAVVTKPFSFEGRQRLKVAEQGIALLSESVDSLITIPNNKLLTVLGKNMSLLNAFKAANNVLQGAVQGIADLITRPGLINVDFADVRTVMSEMGMAMMGTGRAKGENRAREAAESAIRSPLLEDVDLSGARGVLVNITAGLDMSIGEFEEVGEVVKGFTSENATVVVGTVIDPDVEDELRVTVVVTGLGRERLQARTTSSMNFRENTRNDGTMDYQQLERPTVIRNKRITSTPITEATSEDVDYLDIPAFLRRQEEVEP
- the ftsA gene encoding cell division protein FtsA; protein product: MAKKQSKQLIVALDVGTSKVLAIVGEIMPDGKIDVIGVGSHPSRGLKRGVVVNIDATVQSIQRAAEEAELMAGCEIHSVFTGIAGGHIRSLNSHGIVAIRESEVTQLDVDAVIDAAKAVAIPADQKILHVLPQEFIIDNQQGIRDPIGMSGVRLESKVHMVTGAVSAAQNIVKCIRRCGLEVADISLQPLASSHAVLTDDEKELGVCLIDIGGGTTDMAVFTQGAIRHTAVIPIAGDQVTNDIAVALRTPTQNAEDIKRRYACCLAQLVSQNLKIDIPSIGERPGREISSVALAEVVEARYEELFRLVHSELRRSGFEDLIASGLVITGGASRVNGAVELAEKIFNVPVRLGIPQHVTGMSEVIQNPAYATGIGLLIYGNELQRDNRSQVFAGHGVKGIWGRMKSWFQGNF